One Triplophysa rosa linkage group LG9, Trosa_1v2, whole genome shotgun sequence genomic window carries:
- the LOC130558857 gene encoding BAG family molecular chaperone regulator 2-like isoform X5, producing MAQAKINAKMNDAYKGQFIRTLSMADRSCRLLENLDQIEMRVEALREAATAMEQERESLIEMIQSTQNSQEMRNICDGEKEELSLTANRLMKRTLTVTVSVDTIRNALQEDALKKATAIIDEIAAKVLEDLEGGRKRLQALHAACVTEAPPVPIDQKFQSVVISCALEDQKKIKRRLETLIRNMDNAEKTIKIMDHQKVDHSDLTNGK from the exons ATGGCTCAAGCAAAAATAAACGCGAAAATGAACGATGCTTATAAAGGCCAATTTATCAGAACCCTTTCGATGGCGGACCGGTCCTGTCGGTTACTAGAGAATCTGGATCAGATTGAAATGAG GGTGGAGGCTCTTCGCGAGGCGGCCACTGCtatggagcaagagagagagagcttaatCGAGATGATTCAATCGACACAGAACAGTCAGGAAATGAGAAACATTTGTGACG GAGAAAAGGAAGAGCTCTCTCTGACTGCCAACAGACTCATGAAGAGGACGTTAACAGTAACTGTGTCTGTTGACACGATCAGAAACGCCCTGCAGGAGGATGCCTTGAAGAAAGCCACAGCCATTATCGATGAGATTGCTGCTAAAGTGCTTGAGGATTTAGAGGGGGGGAGAAAGAGACTGCAGGCCCTTCATGCCGCGTGTGTGACCGAAGCACCACCTGTGCCTATTGATCAGAAGTTTCAGAGCGTCGTGATTAGCTGCGCCCTGGAAGACCAGAAGAAAATCAAACGTCGCCTGGAGACGCTCATCAGGAACATGGACAATGCCGAGAAAACCATTAAAATTATGGATCATCAGAAAGTTGATCATTCCGATCTTACCAATGGCAAATAG
- the rab23 gene encoding ras-related protein Rab-23, translating into MLEEDMEVAIKVVVVGNGAVGKSSMIQRYSKGIFTKDYKKTIGVDFLERQIIVNGEDVRLMLWDTAGQEEFDAITKAYYRGAQACVLVFSTTDRESFEAISSWREKVEMEVGDIPIVLVQNKIDLLDDTVIKNEEAEGLAKRLKLRFYRTSVKEDLNVNEVFKYLAEKYLQRLKQQSAEEPEVVHTSSNKIGVFNTTGASHLNHSSDLNGREVINLRPNKQRTKKTKTPFGSCRLL; encoded by the exons ATGTTGGAGGAGGACATGGAGGTGGCCATCAaggtggtggtggtggggaATGGAGCAGTCGGGAAGTCGAGTATGATTCAGCGATACTCCAAGGGCATCTTCACTAAGGACTACAAAAAGACCATCGGCGTTGACTTTCTGGAACGACAAATAAT AGTTAATGGTGAGGATGTGAGACTGATGCTGTGGGACACTGCTGGACAAGAGGAGTTTGACGCCATCACCAAGGCCTATTACAGAG GGGCTCAGGCGTGTGTGCTGGTGTTCTCCAccacagacagagaatcatttgAAGCTATCAGCAGCTGGAGAGAGAAAGTAGAGATGGAGGTCGGGGACATTCCAATAGTCCTGGTGCAGAACAAAATTGATCTGCTCGATGATACGGTTATCAAAAA TGAAGAGGCTGAAGGTCTTGCCAAGAGGCTGAAACTAAGATTTTACCGCACATCAGTAAAGGAAGATCTCAATGTGAATGAAG TTTTTAAGTATCTGGCCGAGAAATATCTACAGCGACTCAAGCAACAGTCAGCAGAGGAGCCAGAGGTGGTCCATACATCCAGCAATAAAATAG GGGTTTTCAACACTACTGGCGCCAGCCACCTGAACCACTCCAGCGATCTGAACGGCCGTGAGGTGATAAACCTGCGACCAAACAAACAGAGGACAAAGAAGACAAAAACCCCTTTTGGTAGCTGCAGACTGCTTTGA